The Pseudomonadota bacterium DNA window TGCCGCACGACTTGCCTGGCGCCAGCTGCGCCACGACAGGGCAAAGCTGATCGCCGCCACCATGGGCGTCCTGTTCGCCTGTATCCTGGTGTTCATGCAGCTGGGCTTCCGGGATTCCCTGAATGCCAGCGCCGCTTCGGCCCCCGTGCGCATGACCGGCGACATCTTCCTGATCCACAAGCAGACCGAGGCCCTGTGGCGCACTGTTCCCTTCGAGCGCAGCCTGATGATGCGCGCCTTGGCCCATCCCGCCGTGGACCATGTGTGGCCGCTGTACATGCAGCTGGGCCAGTTCAAGAACCTGGACACGCGGGGCAAGCGGACCCTGATGGTCTATGGCTTTGACCCCGACGCCGGGCTGATGGACATCGAGGCCGTCCGCCAGCACCGGGAAGAACTGAAGCTGGAGGACACTGTCCTGTTCGACCGGGCCTCCCGCCCCGAATTCGGGAATGTGGCCGTCTGGCTTGCCGAAGGGCGCACATGGACCGAACTGAACGACCACCGGGTCAATATCATCGGGCTGATGCTGCTGGGCACATCCTTTGCCGCCGACGGCAACGTGATGACCAGTGAGCTGAACTTCCAGCGCATCTTTCCGAACCGCAGCCTGACGTACGTGGACATGGGCGCCATCTACCTGAAGCCCACTCAGGACAGGGAGCAGGTCAAGGCAGAGCTGATGCCCCTGCTGGGCAGCGATGTTCTGGTTCTCACCTATCCTGAGCTGATCCGGTTTGAGCAGAAATACTG harbors:
- the devC gene encoding ABC transporter permease DevC, which encodes MSALRDFFLAARLAWRQLRHDRAKLIAATMGVLFACILVFMQLGFRDSLNASAASAPVRMTGDIFLIHKQTEALWRTVPFERSLMMRALAHPAVDHVWPLYMQLGQFKNLDTRGKRTLMVYGFDPDAGLMDIEAVRQHREELKLEDTVLFDRASRPEFGNVAVWLAEGRTWTELNDHRVNIIGLMLLGTSFAADGNVMTSELNFQRIFPNRSLTYVDMGAIYLKPTQDREQVKAELMPLLGSDVLVLTYPELIRFEQKYWAEVAPIGFIFGFGVIMGLVVGMVIVYQILFTDISNNLGEFATLKAMGYSQGYLIRVVFASALILAVLGFIPGLLISIQLYRLAESVIFIPFPMPLSKIISVFLFILAMCAVAGALAMRKLKDANPADMF